The following proteins come from a genomic window of Nocardioides albertanoniae:
- a CDS encoding MarR family winged helix-turn-helix transcriptional regulator: MDPIREAQRQWIAHGWDAAADGMALVTSLARVHQLVMERIDASLRPHDLSFARYEVLRLLAFTHGGELPMAKLGSRLQVHPASVTSAVGRLEKQSLVRRARSETDRRVVLAAITDEGREAVEAATVSLNTEVFEKPGIEEVRELTALLSQLREASGDSVGTSMRTGE; this comes from the coding sequence ATGGATCCCATCCGTGAGGCGCAACGGCAATGGATCGCGCACGGTTGGGACGCAGCCGCCGACGGCATGGCACTGGTCACCTCGCTCGCGCGCGTCCACCAGCTCGTCATGGAGCGCATCGACGCCTCGCTGCGCCCCCACGACCTCTCCTTCGCGCGCTACGAGGTGCTCCGGCTCCTCGCCTTCACCCACGGCGGCGAGCTGCCGATGGCGAAACTCGGCTCCCGCCTCCAGGTCCACCCCGCGTCGGTGACGAGCGCCGTCGGCCGGCTGGAGAAGCAGAGCCTCGTACGCCGCGCCCGCTCGGAGACCGACCGGCGTGTGGTGCTCGCCGCCATCACCGACGAGGGACGCGAGGCCGTCGAGGCCGCCACCGTCTCGCTCAACACCGAAGTCTTCGAGAAGCCGGGGATCGAGGAGGTGCGCGAGCTGACCGCGCTGCTCTCCCAGCTCCGGGAGGCCTCGGGGGATTCGGTCGGGACGAGCATGCGGACTGGCGAGTAG